A single Bacteroidota bacterium DNA region contains:
- a CDS encoding DUF3667 domain-containing protein, whose translation MVRDYSTWNFLKLSFGSLTNLDGKVFRSFWFLLIRPGYLPRVYLDGRRQPYMRPIQLFLIANLVYFLVQPLTIFNTFNNTLTSHMTRQVYSEGARLADLVNEEVDAREIPFEQFEALFNQKSTTYAKSFVLMIVPLFALFLYAAFGRTRRYYVEHLVFSTHFFAFLLFFVFSLFLFLYSLGYQLTYQFLLGDLLNRQPEGSFLQRFVQLTNEHITTPIFIAYFYLAARRFYAESRISCLLKSLVLNFAMLYVIYTYRFLLFWMTFYSI comes from the coding sequence GTGGTTAGGGATTATTCGACCTGGAATTTTCTCAAGCTTTCTTTTGGCAGCCTCACGAACCTGGATGGGAAGGTTTTTCGTAGTTTTTGGTTTTTGCTCATCCGGCCGGGCTACCTTCCCCGTGTCTATCTTGATGGCCGGCGCCAGCCTTACATGCGTCCCATTCAGCTTTTTTTGATAGCTAACCTGGTTTACTTTCTCGTTCAGCCCCTTACCATCTTCAATACGTTCAACAACACCCTTACGTCTCACATGACCCGTCAGGTGTATAGTGAGGGAGCTAGGCTGGCAGATCTGGTTAACGAGGAGGTAGATGCCCGCGAGATTCCTTTTGAGCAATTTGAGGCATTGTTTAACCAGAAGTCAACAACTTATGCTAAATCATTTGTGTTGATGATTGTGCCGCTTTTTGCCCTGTTCCTTTACGCTGCTTTCGGCCGAACGCGGAGATACTATGTTGAGCACCTGGTTTTCTCTACACATTTTTTTGCTTTTCTGCTGTTCTTTGTGTTTTCTCTATTCCTCTTTCTATACAGCTTGGGGTATCAACTCACGTATCAGTTCTTGTTGGGTGATTTATTGAACCGTCAGCCAGAGGGGAGTTTTTTGCAGCGTTTTGTGCAACTTACAAATGAGCATATAACGACCCCAATTTTTATTGCGTACTTTTACCTGGCTGCTCGCAGGTTCTACGCTGAGTCACGGATATCCTGTTTACTGAAGAGTCTCGTGCTAAATTTTGCGATGCTATATGTCATTTATACGTATCGCTTCCTTTTATTTTGGATGACATTCTATTCAATTTAA
- a CDS encoding enoyl-CoA hydratase/isomerase family protein, whose translation MLDKIKHGDVLELRINRPPANALNLAVLQALIEGIEVGAREARAIVLSGRPGIFSAGLDVPSLLKLNPDETRGFLASLFKLMEVVARCEVPVACAMTGHSPAGGTVIAIFADYRVMCRGKYRAGLNEVQVGLAVPETIQHAMMRLTGPQKGALLMAAGKLLLAEEAYEVGLVDALADTPEQVVQDAVAWCEMLLKLPPKAMLATRKTARQDLVACFDEMSERDIDRFVAGWFEEETQQAMHALVARLGK comes from the coding sequence ATGCTGGATAAAATTAAACATGGCGATGTGCTGGAGTTACGTATCAACCGCCCGCCGGCAAATGCATTAAATCTCGCTGTGTTGCAAGCGCTTATTGAAGGTATAGAGGTAGGCGCGCGAGAAGCCCGCGCAATTGTGTTGTCGGGGCGGCCTGGTATATTTAGCGCCGGTCTGGATGTACCGTCGTTGCTGAAACTGAATCCGGATGAAACGCGGGGCTTCCTTGCCAGCCTCTTCAAATTGATGGAAGTAGTTGCACGGTGCGAAGTGCCTGTAGCATGCGCGATGACAGGACACAGTCCGGCCGGCGGGACTGTCATTGCTATCTTTGCTGATTATCGTGTTATGTGTCGCGGGAAATACAGGGCAGGGTTGAACGAGGTGCAAGTTGGACTTGCTGTGCCAGAAACCATCCAACACGCAATGATGCGGTTGACAGGGCCTCAAAAAGGAGCATTGTTAATGGCGGCTGGCAAACTTCTACTTGCTGAAGAGGCATACGAAGTGGGATTGGTTGATGCACTTGCTGATACGCCTGAGCAAGTAGTACAAGATGCCGTAGCATGGTGCGAAATGTTACTCAAACTCCCACCCAAAGCCATGCTGGCTACGCGAAAAACAGCACGGCAGGATCTTGTGGCCTGTTTTGATGAAATGAGTGAGCGAGATATCGATCGTTTTGTGGCCGGCTGGTTTGAAGAAGAAACGCAACAGGCCATGCACGCCCTTGTCGCACGTTTGGGCAAATAA